Proteins encoded by one window of Mechercharimyces sp. CAU 1602:
- a CDS encoding DoxX family protein, giving the protein MAPLIVLLLSFILLYLLGLLLDLPSSDWQVALQWALALMFLLTASAHWGKRRADLVRMVPSVLLYPGLIVTVTGILEILGAIALLLPISTIYIAPSLMLLLILMFPANIKATRDQLTIGGRAVPSLLSRILIQLIFIVSLYLTM; this is encoded by the coding sequence ATGGCACCACTAATCGTACTTCTTTTATCCTTTATACTCCTTTATTTATTGGGTCTACTACTCGATTTACCTAGTAGCGATTGGCAAGTCGCATTACAATGGGCACTGGCGCTCATGTTCCTCCTTACCGCTAGCGCTCACTGGGGAAAACGCCGAGCCGATCTCGTGCGCATGGTTCCATCCGTCCTGCTCTATCCAGGGTTAATCGTTACTGTAACTGGAATATTAGAGATACTAGGAGCGATAGCACTTCTCTTGCCTATCAGCACAATCTACATCGCTCCCTCTCTAATGTTATTACTCATCCTCATGTTTCCAGCGAATATAAAAGCGACACGGGATCAGCTAACTATCGGGGGGAGAGCGGTTCCGTCCCTTTTGTCTCGCATCTTGATTCAACTCATTTTTATTGTTTCTCTCTATCTCACCATGTAA
- the rpsE gene encoding 30S ribosomal protein S5: MKKDQGSELQEKVVNINRVSKVVKGGRRFSFSALVVVGDGKGMVGAGIGKATEVPEAIRKGVEDAKKNMIRVPLQGTTIPHDVIGKFGAGRVLLKPASTGTGVIAGGPVRDVLTVAGVGDILTKSTGSNNPINMVRATLNGIQNMKRPEDVAKRRGKTVEELLG; this comes from the coding sequence GTGAAGAAGGACCAAGGAAGCGAACTGCAAGAGAAAGTGGTTAATATTAACCGCGTCTCTAAAGTAGTTAAAGGTGGACGTCGCTTCAGCTTCAGTGCATTGGTCGTTGTCGGTGACGGCAAAGGTATGGTTGGCGCCGGTATCGGTAAAGCCACTGAAGTACCAGAAGCGATCCGTAAAGGCGTTGAAGATGCGAAGAAGAATATGATTCGTGTACCTCTTCAAGGAACCACCATTCCTCACGATGTGATTGGGAAGTTCGGTGCGGGTCGAGTACTCTTAAAGCCTGCTTCCACCGGTACGGGTGTAATCGCAGGTGGCCCTGTACGTGACGTTTTGACAGTTGCAGGTGTTGGCGACATCTTGACTAAGTCGACCGGTTCTAACAACCCAATCAACATGGTACGCGCAACATTAAACGGAATTCAAAACATGAAACGTCCAGAGGACGTTGCAAAAAGACGTGGTAAAACCGTAGAAGAATTGTTAGGTTAG
- a CDS encoding adenylate kinase, producing the protein MNLVLMGPPGAGKGTQAERIVEEHQIPHISTGDMFRQAVEDGTPLGLEAKSFMNQGKLVPDRVTIGIVRDRLGKDDCASGFLLDGFPRTLPQAEALDTLLSEMGKKIDRVVYIDVDEETLISRLTGRRICSQCGTTYHLIFNPPKQEGTCDRCGAHLYQRDDDTEETVANRLKVNAEQTRHLLDYYGNVGNLVQVDGDQPIEQVTTAILQEIRGSAE; encoded by the coding sequence TTGAATCTTGTATTAATGGGTCCGCCAGGTGCTGGTAAAGGCACTCAGGCAGAACGAATTGTGGAAGAACATCAGATTCCGCATATCTCCACAGGAGATATGTTTCGTCAAGCGGTGGAGGACGGTACCCCTTTGGGCTTAGAGGCAAAATCCTTTATGAACCAAGGGAAACTCGTTCCTGATCGGGTAACGATTGGTATTGTCCGTGATCGCTTAGGAAAAGATGATTGTGCTAGCGGTTTTTTACTAGACGGGTTTCCACGCACGCTGCCACAAGCAGAAGCATTGGATACTCTGCTTTCCGAGATGGGAAAAAAGATAGACCGCGTAGTTTATATAGATGTGGATGAAGAAACGTTGATCAGTCGGTTAACCGGACGCCGAATCTGCTCGCAATGTGGAACAACGTATCACTTGATCTTTAATCCACCTAAACAAGAAGGAACTTGCGATCGTTGTGGAGCTCATCTCTATCAACGAGATGATGATACAGAGGAAACAGTGGCTAATCGTTTAAAAGTGAATGCGGAGCAAACCCGCCACTTACTCGATTACTACGGTAACGTAGGGAACTTAGTGCAGGTGGACGGCGATCAGCCGATTGAGCAAGTGACAACGGCTATTTTGCAAGAGATTCGAGGTTCGGCAGAATGA
- the truA gene encoding tRNA pseudouridine(38-40) synthase TruA — MRKLKMTVAYDGTDFIGFQRQSKGRTIQGTLERALSRVTGEKIHVLGAGRTDRGVHARGQVVHFATTSTIPAERWRFIINNCLPPDLAILEVEEVADDFHAMVSKWKTYRYEIDTAPVRDVFQGRFRTHLPRRTLEIEKMQLAAHFLMGTHDFTTFSSAKADVENRVRTIYDCKVEQDGLITAIEITGSGFLYNMVRIIASVLVDVGLGKRVPEAIPVLLEAKDRQQVGITLAPEGLTMLRVGYTAWE, encoded by the coding sequence ATGCGCAAGTTGAAGATGACAGTTGCATATGATGGAACCGATTTTATCGGCTTTCAGCGGCAGTCGAAGGGGAGAACGATTCAAGGGACACTAGAACGTGCCTTATCCCGAGTGACAGGTGAAAAGATTCATGTGTTGGGTGCAGGGCGGACCGATCGGGGTGTGCATGCGCGCGGACAAGTGGTTCACTTCGCGACAACGAGTACAATCCCAGCAGAGCGCTGGCGTTTTATCATTAACAACTGCTTACCACCTGATCTCGCGATATTAGAAGTGGAAGAAGTGGCAGACGATTTTCATGCCATGGTGAGCAAGTGGAAAACTTATCGCTATGAAATTGATACCGCACCGGTGCGGGATGTGTTTCAAGGAAGATTTCGCACTCACTTGCCACGGCGGACGTTAGAAATTGAGAAGATGCAACTTGCTGCTCACTTTCTTATGGGTACTCATGATTTCACCACCTTCTCGTCAGCAAAGGCGGATGTGGAAAATCGAGTGCGTACGATCTATGACTGTAAAGTAGAACAAGATGGATTGATTACGGCGATCGAGATTACAGGTAGTGGCTTTTTATATAACATGGTTCGCATTATTGCTAGTGTATTGGTTGACGTAGGGTTGGGAAAACGGGTGCCTGAAGCGATCCCAGTTCTGTTGGAAGCCAAAGATCGGCAACAAGTAGGGATTACATTGGCGCCTGAGGGGTTAACGATGTTGCGAGTAGGATATACAGCATGGGAATAG
- the rpmD gene encoding 50S ribosomal protein L30, translating to MTVAKKLTITLKRSLIGRPEDQRVTVKTLGLKKRHQSVVHNDSPAIRGMINKVKHLVEVTEENA from the coding sequence ATGACCGTGGCAAAGAAATTAACGATTACGCTAAAGCGCAGTCTAATCGGTCGTCCCGAAGATCAACGGGTTACCGTGAAGACACTTGGCTTAAAAAAGCGTCATCAATCTGTGGTTCACAATGATAGTCCTGCCATTCGCGGTATGATCAACAAAGTGAAGCATTTGGTTGAAGTTACAGAAGAAAACGCATAA
- the map gene encoding type I methionyl aminopeptidase, with product MIILKSANELERMRASGRLVFEAHQRVKEAIRPGVTTRELDRIVEEFLRKHGATSSFKGYNGFKGHVCASVNEELVHGIPGSRVLQDGDIITIDIGAFYQGYHGDSAWTYPVGSIPEKTQHLLDVTKESLYRGIREAKPNARLGDISHAVQSYVEEEGYSIVREYAGHGIGQTLHEDPSIPNYGPPGRGPRLKQRMTLAIEPMVNAGLRHVKTLADDWTVVTRDGSLCAHFEHTIAITDDGYEILTGHDTV from the coding sequence ATGATTATCCTTAAATCGGCAAATGAGCTGGAGCGTATGCGAGCTTCGGGGCGTCTCGTATTTGAGGCACATCAGCGAGTCAAAGAGGCGATTCGACCTGGAGTGACAACGCGAGAGTTGGATCGTATCGTGGAGGAGTTTCTTCGGAAACATGGAGCAACTTCCTCTTTCAAAGGGTATAACGGATTTAAAGGCCATGTATGTGCCTCCGTCAATGAGGAGTTAGTGCACGGCATTCCGGGATCGCGCGTCCTTCAAGACGGTGATATCATTACGATTGATATTGGTGCGTTTTATCAAGGGTATCATGGTGATTCTGCTTGGACATATCCAGTAGGCTCCATTCCCGAAAAAACGCAGCATTTGTTGGATGTAACGAAAGAGTCTCTCTATCGTGGGATTCGTGAAGCGAAGCCAAATGCACGTTTAGGAGATATCTCGCACGCGGTTCAATCCTATGTTGAGGAAGAAGGTTACTCCATTGTTCGCGAGTATGCTGGGCATGGAATCGGTCAAACGTTACACGAGGATCCTTCCATACCCAACTATGGACCACCTGGACGGGGACCACGTCTGAAGCAGAGAATGACGCTTGCTATTGAGCCGATGGTGAATGCAGGCTTGCGTCATGTGAAAACACTTGCTGATGATTGGACGGTTGTCACCCGTGATGGGTCGCTTTGCGCTCATTTTGAACACACGATTGCCATTACGGATGATGGCTATGAAATTTTAACCGGTCATGATACCGTCTAG
- the rpmJ gene encoding 50S ribosomal protein L36, with amino-acid sequence MKVRPSVKPICEKCKVIKRKGVVMVICENPKHKQKQG; translated from the coding sequence ATGAAGGTTAGACCTTCGGTAAAACCGATTTGCGAGAAATGCAAAGTGATCAAACGTAAAGGCGTCGTCATGGTCATTTGCGAGAATCCGAAACACAAACAAAAACAAGGCTAA
- the rpsM gene encoding 30S ribosomal protein S13 — translation MARISGVDLPRDKRVEIALTYIFGIGRSLSQEILKESGINPDTRVRDLTEEEVAAIRSYIDKNFTVEGDLRRETQLNIKRLIEIGSYRGMRHRRGLPVRGQRSKTNARTRKGPRRTIANKKK, via the coding sequence ATGGCACGTATATCAGGAGTGGATCTCCCGCGTGATAAGCGGGTCGAAATCGCGCTTACCTATATCTTTGGGATTGGTCGTTCCTTGTCGCAAGAAATTCTCAAGGAATCCGGCATCAACCCAGACACACGCGTTCGCGATCTGACGGAAGAAGAAGTAGCAGCGATCCGCAGCTACATCGATAAAAATTTCACCGTCGAAGGTGACCTACGCCGTGAAACACAACTCAACATCAAACGATTGATTGAGATTGGTTCGTATCGTGGCATGCGTCATCGTCGTGGTTTACCAGTACGGGGACAACGCAGTAAAACAAACGCACGTACCCGTAAAGGGCCACGTCGCACGATCGCTAATAAGAAAAAATAA
- a CDS encoding DUF1214 domain-containing protein, translating to MLERSDICKGNLPFPHTKTTPIDILPTQLGIKDFESAQFTLSYALGIQAYIYGYSLVLHEQKKRLHIANLSPINTLFYSDRLVSPSYNPFASGENIRPNADTLYATGYLDLSLTAVYLTVPADPSGKRYYSVQLFDAYNNVAYNISNRTTASTAGTFIIVGPDQHQQSYHNGMNIIMAPTNSIFVVIKVEVEGKQDLFTAIQFEKNIRITPVKAVPPPPPKPLIPSTIFSSPRFYFLMSELMRENPPPRRDTPVVEQYKLIGINCATGFRESELTLATKRGLEKAVINDNAQSIVSAGTAYYTRLTSRPWITIFPLGHYGDQYLLRASIAKNVALANIPQEEFYQVLFIDSNQRSLLYGSNHYQLHFSPEQIPQSFINFWTIDMYTSDGKFVPNPIERYSIGSNTETLQYNADGSLDIIISPYVPPQQRSNWLPSPQGQVFNLVLRTFNATPSYIQNPRTPGVELIAQLGGDRQI from the coding sequence ATGCTAGAAAGATCTGACATATGTAAAGGTAACCTTCCCTTTCCCCATACAAAAACTACTCCCATCGATATCTTACCTACACAACTTGGCATTAAAGATTTTGAATCAGCCCAATTCACTTTATCGTATGCTTTAGGAATTCAAGCATATATTTATGGATATTCGCTCGTCCTCCATGAGCAAAAAAAACGCTTACATATCGCCAACTTAAGTCCGATCAACACCTTGTTTTATTCTGACCGTTTGGTCTCACCTAGCTACAACCCTTTCGCCTCTGGAGAAAATATTAGACCCAATGCAGACACGTTATATGCTACCGGTTATCTTGATTTATCACTCACTGCTGTTTACCTCACCGTACCAGCAGACCCTAGTGGAAAACGATATTACTCCGTACAATTATTTGATGCATATAATAATGTTGCCTACAATATATCCAACCGCACCACCGCGAGTACTGCAGGTACGTTTATCATTGTCGGACCCGACCAGCATCAGCAATCTTATCATAATGGTATGAATATTATTATGGCACCTACCAACTCAATCTTCGTCGTTATCAAAGTAGAGGTAGAAGGAAAGCAGGACCTATTTACTGCCATACAGTTTGAAAAGAATATTCGCATCACTCCAGTAAAAGCAGTACCACCGCCACCACCAAAACCGCTCATTCCCTCTACAATTTTTTCGTCCCCCCGATTTTATTTCCTTATGAGTGAGCTCATGCGTGAAAATCCACCCCCACGTCGTGATACTCCCGTTGTAGAACAATATAAACTGATAGGGATAAATTGCGCTACCGGGTTTAGGGAATCTGAGCTTACTCTTGCGACAAAAAGAGGGTTGGAAAAAGCTGTGATAAACGATAATGCCCAAAGCATCGTGTCAGCTGGAACCGCTTACTATACACGCCTAACCAGTCGTCCATGGATCACTATATTCCCACTCGGTCATTATGGAGACCAATACCTACTACGAGCTTCCATCGCTAAAAATGTTGCTCTCGCCAATATCCCTCAAGAAGAGTTTTACCAAGTTCTCTTCATCGACAGTAATCAGCGTAGCTTGTTATATGGGAGCAATCACTATCAACTTCATTTTTCACCCGAACAAATTCCCCAATCCTTCATCAACTTCTGGACAATCGACATGTATACTAGCGATGGCAAGTTCGTACCCAACCCGATTGAGCGCTATTCAATTGGTAGCAATACAGAAACCTTACAGTATAACGCTGATGGCTCGCTCGATATTATCATCTCTCCCTATGTTCCTCCACAGCAACGTTCCAATTGGCTCCCCTCACCACAAGGTCAAGTCTTCAACCTTGTCTTACGTACCTTTAATGCCACCCCATCTTATATCCAAAACCCACGTACCCCTGGGGTAGAATTGATCGCTCAGCTTGGAGGAGACCGCCAGATATAA
- the secY gene encoding preprotein translocase subunit SecY, with translation MFQTLGNIFKVEDLRRRILFTLIMLVVFRIGAHIPVPGTNKEALASLQEGTGVFGLLNNFSGGAFLNFSILAMGIMPYITASIIVQLLQMDVIPKFTQWAREGEVGRRKLAQVTRYGTIVLALIQSVGLSIGFDRMQGGVFIENDSFWTYALISITMTAGTAFLMWVGEQITESGIGNGISILIFAGIVASIPNATGQLYESQFAGAGDQLFLNIVKIAVIVLILVAIVAGVIFIQQGIRKIPVQYAKRVVGRRMYGGQTTHIPMKVNAAGVIPVIFAISLLMFPPTLASFWSDSAVAQWIINNFSYDAPMGMVLYVILIIGFTYFYTFVQINPIQLADQLKKNGGYIPGIRPGKNTSVFLTKVMNRLTLSGALFLAAISILPVFFSKLAGLPPSVQIGGTSLLIVVGVGLETMKTVESQLIKRHYKGFINK, from the coding sequence ATGTTTCAAACACTGGGTAACATTTTCAAGGTGGAAGATCTACGCCGCCGAATTCTATTTACGCTGATAATGTTGGTGGTCTTCCGTATCGGAGCCCACATTCCTGTACCAGGAACCAACAAAGAAGCTTTGGCTAGTCTTCAAGAAGGCACCGGAGTATTTGGATTGCTGAATAACTTTTCCGGAGGCGCATTCCTCAATTTCTCCATCTTAGCGATGGGAATCATGCCCTATATTACGGCCTCAATTATTGTACAGTTGTTGCAGATGGACGTGATTCCTAAGTTCACCCAGTGGGCGAGAGAAGGGGAAGTGGGTCGGCGCAAGTTAGCACAAGTTACTCGTTATGGTACGATTGTGTTAGCATTGATCCAGTCTGTCGGTCTGTCGATCGGTTTTGACAGGATGCAGGGCGGAGTCTTTATTGAAAACGATAGTTTTTGGACATACGCACTCATCTCTATCACGATGACAGCAGGTACTGCGTTCTTGATGTGGGTTGGTGAACAAATTACAGAAAGCGGCATTGGTAATGGGATCTCGATTCTGATTTTCGCGGGGATCGTTGCTTCGATTCCTAATGCGACCGGTCAGTTGTATGAGTCCCAATTTGCAGGTGCTGGAGACCAGCTTTTCCTTAACATTGTTAAGATAGCTGTGATCGTACTCATCTTAGTCGCGATTGTAGCGGGGGTTATCTTCATACAACAAGGGATTCGTAAGATTCCGGTACAATACGCTAAGCGTGTGGTTGGTCGAAGAATGTATGGTGGTCAAACGACGCACATTCCGATGAAAGTGAATGCAGCGGGCGTGATTCCAGTCATCTTTGCAATCTCCCTGTTGATGTTCCCACCAACACTCGCTAGTTTCTGGTCCGATAGTGCAGTTGCACAGTGGATCATCAATAACTTTTCGTACGATGCACCCATGGGAATGGTATTATACGTAATCTTGATCATCGGGTTTACGTATTTCTATACGTTTGTACAGATTAACCCAATCCAGTTAGCCGATCAGCTTAAAAAGAACGGCGGGTACATCCCTGGGATTCGCCCAGGTAAGAATACGTCAGTATTCTTGACGAAAGTGATGAATCGACTCACCTTGTCGGGTGCGCTTTTCTTGGCGGCAATTTCGATACTACCAGTTTTCTTCAGCAAGTTGGCTGGGTTGCCACCAAGTGTTCAAATTGGTGGAACGTCGCTCTTGATTGTTGTCGGGGTTGGTCTAGAGACGATGAAGACGGTCGAAAGTCAGTTGATCAAGCGTCACTACAAAGGTTTTATTAACAAATAG
- the infA gene encoding translation initiation factor IF-1: protein MAKEDTIEVEGTVIEPLPNAMFRVELENGHKVLAHVSGKIRMHFIRILPGDRVTVELSPYDLTRGRITYRYK, encoded by the coding sequence ATGGCCAAGGAAGACACGATTGAAGTCGAGGGCACAGTCATCGAACCGCTGCCGAACGCCATGTTTCGGGTAGAATTGGAAAATGGTCATAAGGTTCTTGCTCATGTATCAGGTAAGATTCGCATGCATTTCATTCGTATTCTACCGGGTGATCGGGTAACGGTTGAGCTCTCCCCATATGATTTGACCCGAGGACGTATTACTTATCGTTATAAGTAA
- the rpsK gene encoding 30S ribosomal protein S11: MAKRKTTQRVKRRARRNIESGVVHIRSTFNNTIVTITDRQGNSIAWASSGTLGFKGSRKSTPFAAQMAAEAAAKEAMDHGLKTVEVVVKGPGAGREAAIRSLQAAGLEVNLIRDVTPIPHNGCRPPKRRRV, translated from the coding sequence ATGGCCAAACGCAAAACAACGCAACGTGTGAAGCGTCGGGCACGTCGCAATATCGAGTCGGGTGTGGTTCATATTCGTTCCACATTTAACAACACGATTGTGACGATTACGGATCGCCAAGGGAACTCTATCGCTTGGGCTAGTTCCGGAACGCTCGGCTTCAAAGGCTCGCGTAAAAGCACGCCATTTGCCGCACAAATGGCAGCTGAAGCAGCGGCTAAGGAAGCAATGGATCATGGTTTGAAAACGGTAGAAGTGGTTGTGAAAGGACCAGGTGCTGGTCGTGAAGCGGCAATTCGCTCGCTTCAAGCTGCAGGACTAGAAGTGAACCTGATCAGAGACGTCACGCCAATTCCACATAACGGTTGTCGCCCGCCGAAGCGTCGCCGCGTTTAA
- a CDS encoding DUF2269 family protein has product MTAAFWKISADRKRDPKLIHHTVRMVTLADWIFTLPGVALIIISGFKMATDAEIPLFSWGWFSLSLLLFALTSLLWGVLLLPLQYRLIRLSAQLSIPADWKRYQQASRKWAIAGVICTLLPLIILYLMISKTF; this is encoded by the coding sequence ATAACAGCCGCCTTCTGGAAAATAAGTGCTGACCGTAAACGTGATCCCAAGCTGATCCATCATACTGTCCGTATGGTGACACTTGCTGACTGGATTTTTACTCTACCTGGCGTTGCTCTCATCATCATCTCTGGCTTCAAGATGGCGACTGATGCGGAAATTCCGCTATTCTCATGGGGGTGGTTCTCGCTCTCGCTCCTGCTGTTTGCGCTCACTTCCCTACTGTGGGGAGTCCTGCTTCTCCCTTTACAGTACCGTCTCATTCGCCTTAGCGCACAGCTTTCCATCCCTGCGGACTGGAAACGGTACCAGCAAGCTTCACGCAAATGGGCGATTGCTGGTGTCATCTGTACGTTACTTCCGCTCATCATTTTATATCTTATGATAAGTAAGACATTTTAA
- a CDS encoding DNA-directed RNA polymerase subunit alpha: MIEIEKPKVETVELSDDNKYGKFVVEPLERGYGTTLGNSLRRILLSSLPGAAVTSIQIDGVLHEFSTVPGVVEDTTQIILNLKQLALRIHSEEEKVLEIDIEGGGLVTAGDIRADSDVEILNPDLHIATLAEGGRFHVRLTADRGRGYVPADGNKKEEQSIGVIPIDSLYSPIERVNYKVENTRVGQVTNYDKLTMEVWTDGSIRPDEAVSLGSKIMTEHLMLFVGLTEEAQGAEIMVEKEEDKKEKVMEMTIEELDLSVRSYNCLKRAGINTVHELTQKSEDDMMKVRNLGRKSLEEVQEKLEGLGLGLREED, from the coding sequence ATGATCGAAATCGAAAAGCCGAAAGTGGAAACCGTTGAGCTTAGCGATGATAACAAGTATGGGAAATTTGTGGTGGAACCATTGGAGCGTGGCTATGGCACCACCTTGGGGAACTCCTTGCGTCGTATACTATTATCATCTTTGCCGGGAGCGGCTGTGACCTCGATCCAAATCGATGGCGTCTTGCATGAATTCTCCACCGTTCCTGGAGTGGTAGAGGATACGACTCAGATAATTCTCAATCTGAAGCAATTGGCTCTTCGTATCCATTCGGAAGAAGAGAAAGTGCTTGAGATTGATATCGAGGGAGGCGGACTCGTCACTGCTGGTGATATTCGTGCAGATAGTGATGTGGAGATTTTAAATCCTGATCTTCATATCGCGACGCTAGCAGAGGGCGGACGTTTTCATGTCCGTTTAACGGCAGACCGTGGGCGTGGGTATGTCCCTGCAGACGGTAATAAGAAAGAAGAACAATCGATTGGTGTCATCCCGATCGACTCTCTATACAGCCCGATCGAACGGGTCAATTACAAAGTAGAGAATACCCGCGTGGGACAGGTAACCAACTATGATAAGCTTACGATGGAAGTGTGGACAGATGGCAGCATTCGTCCAGATGAAGCCGTTAGCTTGGGCTCTAAGATCATGACAGAGCACTTGATGCTATTTGTCGGATTGACCGAGGAGGCTCAAGGAGCTGAGATCATGGTGGAGAAGGAAGAGGATAAGAAAGAGAAAGTGATGGAGATGACCATCGAAGAGCTGGATCTTTCTGTTCGTTCCTATAACTGCCTCAAACGGGCAGGGATTAATACGGTGCATGAGTTAACGCAGAAGTCGGAAGATGACATGATGAAGGTGCGGAACTTAGGCCGCAAATCCCTGGAAGAAGTGCAAGAGAAGCTGGAAGGCCTCGGCCTCGGCTTACGAGAAGAGGACTAG
- a CDS encoding KOW domain-containing RNA-binding protein — protein MDSTSTLRLGQIVHVLKGREAGQFMIVIDVIDDHFIWLADGDKRKFDQAKKKNVKHLQPTHTVSTVVAESLQTTGKVSNAKLRYALNQYQLAHKE, from the coding sequence ATGGATTCCACGAGTACCCTTCGTTTAGGTCAAATTGTTCACGTGCTGAAGGGACGGGAAGCAGGTCAGTTTATGATTGTTATCGATGTGATTGATGATCATTTTATCTGGTTAGCGGATGGAGATAAGCGTAAGTTCGATCAAGCAAAAAAGAAGAACGTTAAGCATCTTCAGCCTACCCATACGGTCTCCACTGTGGTGGCCGAGTCACTTCAGACCACTGGAAAAGTGTCCAATGCGAAGCTCAGATATGCTTTAAATCAATACCAGCTCGCTCATAAAGAGTAG
- a CDS encoding TetR/AcrR family transcriptional regulator, giving the protein MEKSPKDTRQQLLQATKELVSQKGCAKMTLRDLMEVTGLSKGAIYHYVSSKDELLALVLREAVVEVDTRFQLEISKDNAGFSAPFAQIMKNAGALEDLSDVRNQIFIYLLSKQTQPIVAEVMRLYHEQSVKMAQSWIEAGQHHGVIAPSIDAEKAAELFNLITYGLRLRSFIPEVKTSFTVDDFIIFISQYLRSDDTQGSELE; this is encoded by the coding sequence ATGGAAAAATCACCAAAGGATACACGCCAGCAATTACTGCAAGCCACTAAGGAACTCGTAAGCCAGAAGGGGTGTGCGAAGATGACTCTACGTGATTTGATGGAAGTAACCGGACTATCAAAGGGAGCGATCTACCACTATGTAAGTAGTAAAGACGAGTTACTAGCACTTGTTTTGAGGGAAGCAGTCGTAGAAGTAGACACTCGTTTCCAACTCGAAATAAGCAAGGACAACGCTGGATTTTCTGCCCCATTCGCACAAATTATGAAAAACGCCGGAGCTTTAGAAGACCTGAGCGATGTTAGAAATCAGATTTTTATTTATTTGCTCAGCAAGCAAACACAGCCCATCGTAGCTGAGGTAATGCGTCTGTACCACGAACAAAGTGTGAAGATGGCACAATCATGGATCGAGGCGGGGCAACATCATGGAGTAATTGCGCCATCAATCGATGCGGAGAAAGCAGCAGAACTATTCAACTTAATTACATACGGTTTACGTTTGCGTAGTTTTATTCCAGAAGTGAAGACGTCATTTACCGTCGATGATTTTATCATCTTCATCTCACAATACCTACGGTCTGATGACACCCAAGGGAGTGAATTAGAATAA
- the rplO gene encoding 50S ribosomal protein L15, translating to MKLHELKPNEGSRKKRNRVGRGMASGNGKTSGRGHNGQNSRSGGGVRPGFEGGQNPIYRRLPKRGFTNPNRKEYAVINMDVLNRFEEGTIVTPELLLETKVVKNLRDGLKVLGDGELKVKVTVKAHKFSRTAAEKIAAAGGATEVL from the coding sequence ATGAAACTCCACGAATTAAAACCTAATGAAGGTTCTCGCAAAAAACGGAATCGCGTAGGGCGCGGAATGGCGAGTGGTAACGGGAAAACCTCTGGTCGTGGTCATAACGGTCAAAATTCACGTTCAGGTGGTGGTGTTCGCCCTGGCTTTGAAGGTGGGCAAAACCCAATCTACCGTCGTCTACCAAAGCGCGGATTTACCAATCCAAATCGTAAAGAGTACGCCGTAATCAACATGGATGTACTCAATCGTTTTGAAGAAGGTACAATCGTGACTCCTGAACTCCTTTTGGAAACAAAAGTAGTGAAAAACCTGCGTGATGGCCTCAAAGTTCTAGGAGACGGTGAACTCAAGGTAAAAGTGACCGTGAAGGCACACAAATTTTCTCGCACCGCTGCGGAGAAAATCGCGGCCGCTGGGGGCGCTACGGAGGTGCTTTAA
- the rplQ gene encoding 50S ribosomal protein L17 yields the protein MAYAKLGRNSSARKAMFRDLVSDLFIYGRIETTVSKAKEVQSIADKMVTLAKRGDLHARRQAASFVRTSRSKTVKDGEEVTHSKVDAVKILFDEIGPRFEERNGGYTRIIKIGPRRGDGAEMVYLELVK from the coding sequence ATGGCATACGCAAAACTGGGACGCAATAGCTCTGCGCGTAAAGCTATGTTTCGTGATTTAGTATCCGATCTATTTATTTATGGGCGGATTGAAACCACGGTAAGCAAAGCGAAAGAAGTACAATCGATCGCTGATAAAATGGTTACCTTGGCAAAGAGAGGCGACTTGCATGCTCGTCGTCAAGCGGCATCTTTTGTTCGCACCAGCCGCTCCAAAACGGTGAAAGACGGAGAAGAAGTAACCCATAGCAAAGTAGACGCGGTTAAGATTTTGTTTGATGAAATCGGTCCGCGTTTTGAAGAGCGTAATGGTGGTTACACTCGTATCATCAAAATTGGCCCGCGCCGTGGTGACGGAGCAGAGATGGTTTATCTTGAACTAGTGAAGTAA